GGACATGCGGGCAAAGGGCGTGGGCACCCGCAGGCTGGTGGGATATGCCGCTGCCACCGCTCATGGCTGCATATCGCGTGCATTCGACCTGACCGGCCTGGGCACGGACAGCCTGCGCGTGATCCCGGTCGGTGCGGATAACCGCATGATCCTGCCCGAACTGGAACAGGCCATTGCTCGTGACCGGGCGGCAGGGCTGGAACCTTTCATCGTCATCGGCACGGCGGGCACGGTGGATACCGGTGCGATTGATGACCTGGATGCGCTGGCCGATATCGCGGCGCGGGAAAACATCTGGTTCCATGTCGATGGCGCATTTGGCGCGCTGGCCATGCTGTCCGACACGCTGCGACCTGGCCTGCGCGGGCTGGAACGGGCCGACAGCGTGGCCTTTGACTTTCATAAATGGGCGCAGGTACAATACGACGCGGGCTGCATACTGGTGCGCAGGCCCGGCGCGCAGGCGGCGGCCTTCGCCCAGTCGCGCGCCTATCTGGCGCGCGAAGACCGGGGGCTGGCCACCAATGCCCCTTGGTACTGCGACCTCGGCCCCGATCTGTCACGGGGGTTCCGTGCGCTCAAGGTATGGATGACGCTGGGTACCTATGGTGCGGATGGCATGGGCGAGATGATCGCCAACTGCTGCGCCATTGCCCGCCATCTTGCCCGCGCGGTGGAAGCCAGTCCCCGGCTGGAACTGCTGGCGCCTGTCACGTTGAACATCGTGTGCTTCCGCATCATGGCGCCCGTAGACGATCTGGACCATTTCAATGGCGAGGTGGTGAAGGACCTGCACGAAAGCGGGATTGCCGCACCGTCCACAACCATCATCAATGGCCACAAGGCCGTGCGTGCCGCCATTGTAAACCACCGCACCACCACAGCCGATGTGGACCGCATGCTCGATGCCCTGCTGGACCTGGCCGATCGCAGGCTTGCGGCTGGCTGAACATGAAAAACCCCGCTCCATGAACCGGAGCGGGGCAGGAAATACCAAGCAGTCCGGCCGGTCAGCCCCCGCGTCGGGGCTTGGTTGCCGCTTCCTCGGCAAACAGTTCGGACAGTTTCTTCATCATCGTGCCGCCCAGTTCTTCCGGGTCGGTAATGGTCACGGCGCGACGGTAGTAGCGTGTCACGTCATGGCCAATGCCAATGGCCAGCAGTTCGGTGCTGGTACGGGTCTCGATATGGGCGATGACCTCGCGCAGGTGGTTTTCCAGATAGGAACCGGGATTGGCCGACAGCGTGCTGTCATCTACCGGCGCGCCATCGGAAATGACCATCAGGATGCGCCGTACCTCTGCCCGCCCGGCCAGCCTGCGCTGGGCCCAGAGCAAGGCCTCGCCATCAATGTTTTCCTTGAGCAGCCCCTCACGCAGCATGAGACCAAGGTTACGCCGCGCGCGCCGCCACGGCATGTCGGCGGCCTTGTACACGATATGGCGCAGGTCATTCAGCCTGCCGGGATTTTCCGGCTTGCCCGCCTGGCTCCAGGCTTCCCGGCTGCGGCCACCCTTCCATGCGCGTGTGGTAAAGCCCAGAACCTCCACCTTGACCGCGCAGCGTTCCAGCGTACGGGCCAGGATATCGCCACACATGGCGGCAACCGAGATCGGGCGCCCGCGCATGGAACCGGAATTATCGATCAGCAATGTCACGACCGTATCACGGAAATCCGTGTCCCGTTCCCGCTTGTAGGACAGCGAGAGCATGGGATTGACCACGATGCGCGAAAGCCGCCCGGCGTCGAGCATGCCTTCCTCCAGGTCGAATTCCCACGCCCGGGTCTGCTGCGCCATGAGCTTGCGCTGCAGCCGGTTGGCCAGTTTGGACACAACGCCCTGCATGCTGACAAGCTGCTGGTCCAGCGTCTGGCGCAGGCGGAACAGTTCTTCCGCGTCGCACAGGTCCTCGGCTGCTATTTCCTCGTCATAAACAGTGGTGAAGGCACGGTAGGCGGGAAGCGTGCCTTCCTGTTCGGGGCTTTCCTCACCGGGGCCACCCGCTTCTTCCGACCCGCTGGCGGTGCCACCCTGTTCACCGTCCTCCGGCTCATCATCACCTGCGCCCGTGCCCTGCGACATCTGCATGGGCTGGGAGCTGTCCTCCTCCTCCGGGCCTTCATCCTGCGGTTCGGGAGTTGCGTCCTCGCCCTGCTCCTCGTCTTCGCTGCTGGCGCTCTCGGCCTCGGTCGTGCCATCGTCGGCAGCTTCGTCGGGCGTCGTTTCCTGTTCCAGCAGCGAACAGGCCATGAGCAGCCTGCGCGCGGCCTGCGCAAAATCGGCCTGGCTGTCCTGACGTGACGCCATCTCATCCAGCGCGCGGCGGGCGGCGGGCGGCAGGTCATCGTGCCAGCGCGTCATGAGGTCGCGCATGGATTCCACAACCGGCTGGCCGGACATGCGCGCACGCGCCAGCAGCCCGAGCGCCACGGGCGTGGGCAGCCGGGTATGGCTGGGCAGGCGGTCCAGCCCCAGATCCGCGCATTCCTGCGCCAGACGGGCATCGAGATTGGCGGCAACACCCGCCATGTGCCGCGCGCCAAGGCTTTCCACCCGTGCCTGCTCGAGCGTGTCATAGACTTCCCGTGCCTCACCCGCGGGCGGGCGGGCACGGTCATGCAGGCCCGTATCATGATGGCGCAGGCGCAGGGCCGCGGCATCGGCAGCACCGCGCATACGGGTCATTTCCGCATCCGTCATGCGGCGTGAGGGATGGGGCAGGCGCACATGCGAACCGGTGACCGAGACACCGGACGGCACAGGACCGTTAAGGAACGAGACCTCCGTCTGGGCCTGGCCGCCCATGGCGCGCACGGCGCCTACGGTCGCGCGCTTGAAGCGCTCGGCCTGCCGTGCCTCGATCTCGGCCTGGGGAGTGGGGGATTTTTTCCCGTTTTCACGCATGGATCGCCTGTCCTGCCATCAGCCCCTGGGCGCCAGCGGACTGGCGTTGAAGCAGCGCTGGTAATATTCCGCCACCGTGGGGCGCTCCGCCTCGTCACACTTGTTGAGGAAGGTAACGCGGAAGGCAAAGGCAAGATCATTGAAAATGCGGAAGTTCTCCGCCCAGCTGATCACCGTGCGCGGTGACATGACGGTGGAGATGTCCCCCGCGATGAAGCCCGAGCGCGTCAGGTCCGCCAGCGCCACCATGCTCTCCACCCGCCTGCGCCCGGCTTCGTCCTTTTTCGGGTCGATACCCATCTTGGCCAGCACGATGGCGGTTTCCTGTGCATGGGGCAGGTAGTTGAGCGTGGTCACGATGTTCCAGCGGTCCATCTGGCCCTGGTTGATCTGCTGAGTGCCATGGTACAGCCCCGTCGTATCACCCAGACCCACGGTATTGGCGGTGGCGAACAGGCGGAAGAAAGGATGCGGGCGGATGACACGGTTCTGGTCGAGCAGCGTCAGGTGGCCTTCCACCTCCAGCACGCGCTGGATCACGAACATCACGTCCGGCCGGCCGGCATCATATTCATCAAATACCAGGGCACAGGGGTGCTGCAGGCCCCAGGGCAGCAGACCTTCGCGGAATTCGGTGATCTGCTGGCCATCCTTCAGCACGATCGCATCCTTGCCCACCAGGTCGATGCGCGAGATGTGACTGTCGAGATTGATGCGCACGCTGGGCCAGTTCAGGCGTGCCGCCACCTGCTCGATATGCGAGGACTTGCCCGTGCCGTGATAGCCCTGGACCATGACACGGCGGTTGAAGGCAAATCCGGCAAGAATGGCCAGCGTGGTGTCGTGGTCGAATTTATAGGACGGATCGATCTCGGGCACGTGTTCCGTGCGCACGGAAAAAGCCGGGACCTTCATGTCGCTGTCGATGCCGAACACATCGCGCGCCGTGACCTCCAGATCTGGGGCGGAGACAGCCGAAATGGCGGGAAGCGGGTTGCCATTGGCATCCACTGCGGCAGTTGTCAGGTCTGCGGGTTCGTTCATCTGCTTTTTCTCGTCCGTCACTTCGTCGGTTTTGGCCCGTCATGCCTGCGCGGGGCGTGCATACCGGGCCTTGACTATAGGCATATATGTAACAGCCTGCCAGTCCATGGCGGCGTTACGATGGGAACGCACCGGTATTGTGGTGGTGTGCATTCAGGCGCTGCGGGCCATGCCATCCTGCCCGCCTGCCGCCACAAGGTGGGCCCGCACGGCGGCATAGGCAATGTTTATGCCCTTGAAGCGTTCTTCCGCCCTGCGGTCGCCGCCATTGGCATCGGGGTGGTGGCGGCGGGCAAGGTCCTTGTAGCGGGCCTTGAGTTCCTCCATCGAGACGGGCCAGCCCAGATCGAGCACCCCCAGCGGATATCTGAGCGCCTGCGGCGCGTCCGCGCGACGGTCTTCCTCCTGCCTGCGGCGCGTGGCGCGTGCGCGTGCCCTTGCCGCCCCCCTGAGCAGGTCCAGGGGGTCGAGCACGTCTTCCTCGCTGAAGGCATGGGCGGCGCCTCCCTGTCCCAGTTTCCAGGACGGGCGGTTCCATGACGTATCGGCACGGATATGCGCCTCGATCTGGCCGGGGCTCATGCCACGGTAGTAGTCCCACCGCGAATTGTACTCGCGCACGTGTTCAAGGCAGAACCAGAAATACTTGTTCAGCGCATCACGTGATCGCGGCGCCCGGTAGCCTGCGGGCTTGTCGCAGTCATGCATGTCGCAGCAGCGGTCCGGAGCATCCGGATCGGGGTCAAAGGCGCGGTGCCGGGTGTTCCTTCTCTTCATCATTGTCGTTATGTGCGCCTGTTCATACTTCGTGCAAGAGCGAAGCTGTGCAATGAATGATCCCGCTATCATGGAGCCGCCAATGGAACAGCAAGCAACCGGACGGGCCGGACGGATCGAGCGTATCCTACGCGAAAACCTCGCCCCCGTGGAACTGCAGATCAAGGATGACAGCGCCCGCCACGCCCATCACGTCCACATGCGCGACAATGGCGTGCAGGCAGGTGAAAGTCACTATAACGTGCTGGTCGTCAGCCCCGCCTTTGATGGCGTGGGCCGCGTGCAGCGCTCCCGCATGGTGCATGACCTGCTGGCGGCCGAGTTCGCAGGGGGGATGCATGCGCTCTCCCTCGTGCTGCGCACGCCTGCCGAACAGGCACGGATGGATGTGGCATGAAGCCTGCTTTCCCCTTTGCCACGCGGCGGCTCATGATGGGTGGGCTGCTGACCCTGCTGGCCGCCTGCGCCGGCGTGCCCGACCGGCAGGCACTGGACCAGCGCGGCGATATCGAGCGGGTCGAGGCCTACCTGAACACATCACGCGGACTGCAGGCCGATTTTGTCCAGACATGGCCCGATGGCGGCAAGGGACAGGGGGTCATGCATTATGATCCCGGCCGGCTGCGCCTGGACTACACCACGCCGGGGGCGATGAAGCTGGTGGCGGCCGATGGCCACCTGCTGTTTGTCGATCACCGCCGCGAATCGGTCACCCGCATGTCACTTGGCCACCAGCCGCTCGGCCTGATCCTGGAACAGCCCGTGCATCTGTCCGGCCAGATCTTGGTCACGGCGGTGCAGCATGGCGCAAACAGCCTGCAGGTCTCGCTTGCGCGCGCGGACAGCCCGTCACAGGGGATCCTCACGCTCGGATTCTCCGATATCGGGGGCAGGCTCTCGCTGCTCGTGATCGAGATGACGGATGTGGAACGCCAGCACATCCGCCTTGACCTGAGCAATGCCGCGGCAAGCGGGCAGCCCTGGCCCGACACGATGTTTACCCTGTCCGCCAGCAATTAAATGTGAGAGCGGCGCACGGGTTACCCCCGTGCGCAGGGAATCGGGCCAAAGCATTCCGGCCAGGTCGCGGCCAGTGCCGCGTCCACATCCTGCATGGTCGCATGCCGCCCCAGTTTCGCCAGGCTGGTCACACCGTAGTCGCTGATGCCACAGGGCACGATCCCGCCAAAATCACTCAGGTCAGGCGCCACATTGAGCGCCACCCCATGCCAGCTGACCCAGCGCGATACACGCACGCCGATGGCAGCCACCTTTTCTTCCCGTCCCGTGGCGGGATCGACCACCCACACCCCGATACGCTCGGCCCGACGCTCGCCAGCCACATCGAAGCGGGCGAGGGCACGGATCAGCCATTCCTCCAGCGTGTGGACATAGGCGCGCAGGTCACGCGCGGGCACCATGCCGTGGGGTTTCGCCAGATCCAGCATGGCATAGGCCACCCGCTGCCCCGGGCCATGATAGGTCCACTGCCCGCCACGCCCGGCGGGATAGGTCGGATAGCCCCGTGGGTTGAACAGGTCCGATTCCCGGGCCGAGGTGCCAGCGGTATAGGTGGGGGGATGTTCAAGCAGCCACACGCGCTCGGGCATCGTGCCCCCCCGAATTCCGCGGGCCTGGGCCTCCATTTCCGCCAGTGCGGTCGGGTAGGGGACCAGATCCGGCGCCCTGTGCCATAAAAACTCGTTTTCAGTCATTGCCCGCGCGCCTTCCATCGGTTATACGCCCCTTCATCGTCATGACGGTATCGCCCAGTCGATCATCGTTGTCACGTTGCGGCCATGGCGGAATGGTAGACGCGCAAGCTTGAGGTGCTTGTGGGGGCAACCCCGTGGAAGTTCGAGTCTTCTTGGCCGCACCACCCTGTTTTCCTTTAAAAATGCCACGTAACGGGATTCTCTTTCCACAGAAGGGGAGCCCATGCCCGCGCATGTCCCACGCATGGATGGCATGATCGCCAGATGGCATGGCAACCGGACGGATACGTCACTTTTCCGGGTAGGACCGCAGGCCGTGCCCTGAAAAAGTCATGATCTCTCCCCACAAAATCCGTGTATGCCCCTCAACCTGCACAGGAATCGCGCAGGCAACGTTCCATGCATGGAATTGTGACAAAAAGTTGAAACATCCATGATACGTGGTGGTTTCAGGAAGGAATCGTGATTTAAATCATGTCTGGTCCTGATAGGGCGCGCTACATCCTTGCCATCTGGAAGCACCCCATGCCCTGTTTTCATCATGATAACAGACTACAAGGGGATGTTTTCTGTTTCTGTCATGCATCTTGAGGTAAATATTAGTGATTAAGCCCCTTAAAAAAGCCGTATTGCCGGTTGCCGGTCTTGGAACGCGTTTTCTGCCTGCCACCAAGTGCGTGCCCAAGGAAATGCTGACCGTCGTTGACCGTCCGCTCATCCAGTATGCGATTGACGAGGCACGCGAAGCCGGCATCGAGGAATTCTGCCTCGTTTCCAGCCGGGGCAAGGATTCCCTGATCGATTATTTCGATATTTCCTATGAACTGGAAGACACCCTGAAGGCCCGCAAGAAGGCGTCGGCCCTGAAGGCGCTGGAAGCAACCCGCGTCACCCCGGGTTCCATGCTGTCCGTGCGCCAGCAGGAGCCGCTGGGCCTGGGCCACGCCATCTGGTGTGCGCGTGAGTTCATCGGCAATGACCCGTTTGCCATCCTGCTGCCCGATGACGTAGTGCAGAGCAAGAAGTCGTGCATCGGCCAGCTGGTCGAGGTCTACAACAAGACCGGCGGCAATGTCCTGGCCGTAACCGAAGTGCCGCGTGAGCAGACCGGCAGCTACGGCATCCTTGATGTTGGCCATGACGATGGCAAGACCGTCGAGGTCAAGGGCCTGGTTGAAAAGCCCGACCCGAAGGATGCGCCCTCCACCCTGTCCGTGATCGGCCGTTACGTGCTGACGGCGGATGTGCTCAAGCACCTTGCCAAGCTCGAAAAGGGTGCCGGTGGTGAAGTCCAGCTGACGGACGCCATGGCCAAGACCATCGGGCATGTGCCGTTCCACGGGTTCCGCTACGAAGGCAAGCGTTTCGACTGCGGCAGCAAGGTCGGCTTCCTTGAAGCCCAGATCGCCTTTGCGCTGGAGCGTGAGGAACTGGCGGGCGACGTTCGGGAATTCCTGAAAAAGTATAAATGATCTTCCAGCATCGGTTCGATCCCTCGACCCTGCGGGAATATGATATCCGCGGGGTTGTCGGGACGACCCTCGGCCCGGAAGACGCCTATGCCATCGGCCGTACCTTCGGCAGCATGGTGGCACGGGCGGGTGGCTGGCGCATTGTCATCGGCCATGACGGGCGGCTTTCGTCTCCTGCCCTCGAGCGTGCGCTTGTGGAAGGGGCCGTGGCCTCCGGCATGGTGGTGCAGCGCATTGGCTGCGGGCCGACACCGATGCTGTATTTCGCCTCGATTGCCCTTGGGGCGGACGGGGCGGTCATGGTTACGGGCAGCCACAACCCGCCGGACCACAACGGCTTCAAGATGGTGTGCGCCAACAGGCCATTCTTTGGTGCACGGATCAGGGAACTGGGGCGGCTGTCCGCCGCGGGGGATGTAGTGCCACATTACCCCGGCACCACGCATGACGTGGATATCAGGTCCGATTATGTCGCGCGCCTACTGCGCGACCGCGATGACGGCCCACGCCCGCTGAAAGTGATATGGGACAATGCCAGCAGCGCCGCCGGGGAAGTCCTGTCCCTGCTGACCAGCAGACTGCCCGGCACACACCGCATTCTCAATGCCGCAATTGATGGCCGCTTTCCCGCCCATCATCCCGACCCGACCATCCCGGCCAATATGCGCCAGCTTGCCGATGCAGTCAGGCAGGACGGTGCCGACATCGGCATGGCTTTTGATGGCGATGCCGACAGGATTGGCGTGGTGGATGACACGGGCACCATCCTATGGGCAGACCAGCTGCTGGTCCTGCTGGCGCGGGACGTGCTGCGCGAGCATCCCGGCGCCACGATCATTGCCGATGTCAAGGCAAGCCAGACCCTGTTCGATGAAATTGCGCGCGCCGGTGGCACGCCGCTCATGTGGAAATCCGGCCACTCCCCCATGAAGACCAAGATGGCCGAAACACAGGCCCCGCTGGCGGGCGAAATGTCTGGTCATATCTTCCTTGCCGACCGGTGGTACGGGTTTGATGACGCGCTGTATGCCGCCATCCGTCTGCTGGGGATCGTCTCGCGGCTCGACATGCCCCTGTCAGCGGTGCGCAAGGCGCTTCCCGCTACCTTTTCCACTCCCGAACTGCGCTTCGACTGCCCGGAATCACGCAAATTCGACGTGATTGCGGAAGTAGCATCCCGACTGGAAAAAAGCGGGGCCACGGTCTGCGCCATTGATGGCGTGCGTGTCTCCACGGTGGATGGATGGTGGCTGCTGCGTGCTTCCAACACCCAGGCACTGCTGGTGGCGCGGGCTGAAGCGGCGAGCAGGTCGGCGCTGGAACGGCTCAAGGCCGAACTGTGCGCCCAGCTTGCGCTGTCAGGCATCGCGGCACCCGACTTTACGGGGACGGACGCGGAACATTAAGACCATCCGCCCCCATGACGCACCGGGGGTCGATACCGTTTTTTTGTTGTATGCCCGGCAATGGGGTTTAATAAGGCCCGCACCGGTCCGATATGCCGGTCATGACCCCATGCAGGAACCGTGCAGCATAATGGCCCAACCTCCTTTCCGATCCTTTCTTGTGCCGGGGCAGCCTGTCAGCCATCCCGACCACCCGGAATGGGGCGTGGGCGTGGTCCAGTCCGCCATCGGGCACCGGGTGACGGTCATGTTCCCGCATGCGGGCAAGGTGGTGGTTGACGCCACGGTCGTATGCCTGACCGAACTGCCATAGGGGAAACATGGCATGGATACTGCCCCACTGCCCGATTCCTACGGCCGGCTGCTGACCTACCTGCGCGTATCGGTGACTGACCGGTGCGACATGCGCTGCATCTACTGCATGGCGGAAGACATGACCTTCCTGCCCAAGGCCCAGATCCTGTCACTTACGGAACTGGAGCGGCTATGCACATCCTTCATCCGTCATGGCGTGCGCAGGCTGCGGGTCACGGGGGGCGAGCCACTGGTCCGGCGCGATGTCATGTCCTTTTTCCGTGAAATGGGCCACTGGCTTGGCCGGGCGGATGGCCAGCCGGGACTGGATGAACTGACCCTGACCACCAATGCCAGCAGGCTGGCGGAATTCGCGGCCGACCTTCATGCCTGTGGCGTGCGGCGTGTCAATGTCAGCCTTGATTCGCTCGATCCCGCCCGGTTTGCCCGCATAACCCGGCGCGGCAATCTGGCCCGCACGCTTGATGGCATCCATGCCGCGCGTGAGGCGGGGCTGGCCGTGCGCATCAACACCGTGGCCATGGCGGGCGTGAACGCGGATGAATTCGACAGCCTGATTGCATGGTGCGGCGAGATCGGCGCGGATCTGTGCCTGATCGAGACCATGCCCATGGGCGAGACGGGCGAGGACCGGACCGATCGTTATCTGCCACTGTCTGGCGTGCGCCGCAGGCTCGAGCAACGCTGGACGCTGGAACCGCTGGCCTGGCGCACCGGCGGGCCCGCACGCTACGCCCGCGTTGCCCAGACCGGGCGCAGGATCGGCTTCATCACGCCCATGACCCACAATTTCTGCGAAAGCTGCAACCGGGTGCGGCTGTCATGCACCGGCAGGCTGTATACCTGCCTGGGGCATGAAGGCTCGACCGACCTGCGCGCGCCGCTTCGTGCAGGTGCCAATGACGGGGAAATGATGGATCATGTCCGTGCCGCCATCCTGCGCAAGCCGCGCGGGCATGACTTCCTGATCGGTCGCAGCGCGGATGATCCGGCCCGCGTGACCCGCCACATGAGCGTGACCGGCGGCTGAAGGCAGGCGCATGCTACGGATTGCCACGCCGCAGCGCATCTTCCAGGCTGATACTGAACTGCCCTGGTTGCAGGGGCTGTGGCTGGGTGGGGGCAGGGGACCAGCCGGTCATCATCGCGACATGCAGGTCCTGCGCCAGGCTGCCGTCTTCCGCCAGCGGCAGGCGTCCAAGCGCATCCGCCAGCAGGCCTGGATGGGTCAGGCCGCGCATGCGCTGGCGCAGGGCATTGGTCTCCCCCCCGTGGCGCAGGTCGTCCAGCAGCCCGAAGGGCGTACGGTAGGACAGATGGATCACATCCGCATCCGCCACCGGCAGCGCGAATCCCGCACGCTGGAGCAGGCCCGCACAGTCCCGCAGGCCGGGAAAGGGCGACACCCGTGGCGAAACCCCGCCGCGCCGCGCCATTTCGGCTTCCAGCAGCGCATGGCGCAGCCCGCCCAGCGTAGGCAGCACCGGCATGCATGCCAGAAACAGCCCGTCGGGCACCAGTATGCGGCGCACCTGCGCCAGCAGGCCCGGCAGGTCATTCACCCAGTGCAGCGACAGGCAGGCCACCACCAGGTCAAAGCTGTGGGGGGCAAAGGGCAGCCATTCCCCATCCATGCATACGGCGGGGCCACTGTCCTGCCCGCACAGGCGTGGCGAAAGATCGGTCGCCACGGTGGCGATGCCGCGCGCGCGCAGGGCGGGGGCAACCACACCCCGGCCACCCACGTCCAGCGCCGTGCCAAAGGACCGGGTCACATCATCCAGCCGATCCAGCAGGCGCGTGGCGGCTTCCGCCACGATGGGGCGTATATCCACCATGCGGGCCGCCGCGCGGTCGCGATGAAGGCGCACGGCATGGCGGTCGAATATCTGCGGCACCTCGGCGTTCATGGTCATGATGTGCGCCCATGTCCCGCCGCTGCCAAGCCCACGATCATGTGAGCGCATGACCCGCTTTCCCCCATCTTCCCCGTGGCGACGGACCGCGACGCGTCTGCTCGACACACTTTTCCCCCCATCCTGCCTTGGCTGTGGGGAGGCCGTAGACCGGGCGGGCCACCTGTGCGCGACCTGTGTCAGCCAGATTCACCTTCTTGCCGCACCGTGCTGCCGCCGCTGCGCACAGCCTTTTGCTTCCCGCGCGGCAGGTGGCCCCGACATGACCTGCACATCCTGCACCCGGGACCCGCCGCCATGGGCGCAGGGACGCGCCGCCATGGTCTATGACGACATGCCCCGCAATCTTATCCTGCCGCTGAAATATGCCGACCGCACGGAAAACGCAGGGCTGCTGGCCCGTTACATGGCACGGGCAGCCATGGGGCTGCTTGGGCCAGACAGCCTGCTCATACCTGTTCCACTGCACCGGATCAGGCTGTTTGGCCGCCGCTATAACCAGGCAGGCCTGCTGGCCCGCGCGCTTGGTCGCCTGACCGGGTCGCCGGTCATGGTCGACGGGCTGGAGCGCATCCGCGCCACCCGCCCGCTTGAAGGGCTGGGCCGGTCTGCACGCCATGACGTCATGCGCGGCACGATTGGCGTACGCGCCCGGCACCTGGCAGCGATACGGGGGCGGCATGTGATCGTGGTGGACGATGTCATGACCACGGGGGCGACCCTTGCGGCCTGCACCCATGCCCTGCTTGGCGCAGGGGCCGGACAGGTTGACGTGCTGGCCGCGGCGCGTGCCTGTGGCCAGCATGAACAACAATAGGATAAGCTGCACGGGCCACCCGCCCGGCACGGCGCGAATACGACAACAACGAAGTGAAGATACAATGCCCACGATCGACATCTATACCCAGCCCGGCTGCCCCTACTGCATCCGCGCGGTGCGCCTGCTGGCGCACAAGGGTGTCCCGTTCAACGAAATCAATGCCCCGCACGGCACCCCCGCGCGGGCGGAATCCATCCGCCGCTCCGGCGGCAGCACCACCGTGCCGCAGATCTTCATTGGCGATGCACCCGTAGGTGGCTGTAATGAGCTGATGGCACTGGAACGCGCAGGCAGGCTGGACAGCCTGCTGGCGGCGGACTGACACGCGATACAGGTGGAGAGGGCATGATCCGGTATCAGCTGCGCTGTGGCGCAGGCCATGAATTCGAGGGATGGTTTCCCGGCAGCGGCGCATTCGAGCGGCAGGCCGCCGATGGCCTGCTGTGCTGCCCGCAATGCGGAACACATGACGTGACCCGCGCCCTCATGGCACCCGCGGTCCATACGGCCCCGATTCCCGCACCGAAAGATGAAACAGTCCCGCCACCGGCCGCCACGCCACCCGGCCATGCGCCAGGGGTGGTGCCCGATGCCATGATCGCTCTGTTACAGAAAATGCGGCAGACGGTGGAGGAGCATTGTGATGACGTGGGCGACCGTTTTGCCCAGGAAGCCCTGGACATGCACCGGGGCACGCGCGAATCCCGTAGCATATACGGTAACATGACCGCACAGGAGCAGGCCGAACTGGATGAGGAAGGCGTGGAAGTCCACGCCATACCCTGGGTCCGGCGGGCCGACAGCTAGACGAACACGCAAGCGCGCGGCCCGGGCCGACCCCGTCCGGTCCCGCGCCATGTCGGGGAATGATTTGAAATGCATGACAGCAAAAGGGACAACCACCCGCGCCACGCCGGCCACCATCTGGCGCGACACCTGGCGCGCCGCGTGGGTGCCACGCTGTGCGCCGTGGGCATGGTACTCGCCCCCATGGC
This portion of the Komagataeibacter sp. FNDCF1 genome encodes:
- a CDS encoding methyltransferase domain-containing protein translates to MRSHDRGLGSGGTWAHIMTMNAEVPQIFDRHAVRLHRDRAAARMVDIRPIVAEAATRLLDRLDDVTRSFGTALDVGGRGVVAPALRARGIATVATDLSPRLCGQDSGPAVCMDGEWLPFAPHSFDLVVACLSLHWVNDLPGLLAQVRRILVPDGLFLACMPVLPTLGGLRHALLEAEMARRGGVSPRVSPFPGLRDCAGLLQRAGFALPVADADVIHLSYRTPFGLLDDLRHGGETNALRQRMRGLTHPGLLADALGRLPLAEDGSLAQDLHVAMMTGWSPAPTQPQPLQPGQFSISLEDALRRGNP
- the moaA gene encoding GTP 3',8-cyclase MoaA, with amino-acid sequence MDTAPLPDSYGRLLTYLRVSVTDRCDMRCIYCMAEDMTFLPKAQILSLTELERLCTSFIRHGVRRLRVTGGEPLVRRDVMSFFREMGHWLGRADGQPGLDELTLTTNASRLAEFAADLHACGVRRVNVSLDSLDPARFARITRRGNLARTLDGIHAAREAGLAVRINTVAMAGVNADEFDSLIAWCGEIGADLCLIETMPMGETGEDRTDRYLPLSGVRRRLEQRWTLEPLAWRTGGPARYARVAQTGRRIGFITPMTHNFCESCNRVRLSCTGRLYTCLGHEGSTDLRAPLRAGANDGEMMDHVRAAILRKPRGHDFLIGRSADDPARVTRHMSVTGG
- a CDS encoding DUF3553 domain-containing protein: MAQPPFRSFLVPGQPVSHPDHPEWGVGVVQSAIGHRVTVMFPHAGKVVVDATVVCLTELP
- a CDS encoding DUF1178 family protein → MIRYQLRCGAGHEFEGWFPGSGAFERQAADGLLCCPQCGTHDVTRALMAPAVHTAPIPAPKDETVPPPAATPPGHAPGVVPDAMIALLQKMRQTVEEHCDDVGDRFAQEALDMHRGTRESRSIYGNMTAQEQAELDEEGVEVHAIPWVRRADS
- the pgmG gene encoding phosphoglucomutase/phosphomannomutase PgmG; its protein translation is MIFQHRFDPSTLREYDIRGVVGTTLGPEDAYAIGRTFGSMVARAGGWRIVIGHDGRLSSPALERALVEGAVASGMVVQRIGCGPTPMLYFASIALGADGAVMVTGSHNPPDHNGFKMVCANRPFFGARIRELGRLSAAGDVVPHYPGTTHDVDIRSDYVARLLRDRDDGPRPLKVIWDNASSAAGEVLSLLTSRLPGTHRILNAAIDGRFPAHHPDPTIPANMRQLADAVRQDGADIGMAFDGDADRIGVVDDTGTILWADQLLVLLARDVLREHPGATIIADVKASQTLFDEIARAGGTPLMWKSGHSPMKTKMAETQAPLAGEMSGHIFLADRWYGFDDALYAAIRLLGIVSRLDMPLSAVRKALPATFSTPELRFDCPESRKFDVIAEVASRLEKSGATVCAIDGVRVSTVDGWWLLRASNTQALLVARAEAASRSALERLKAELCAQLALSGIAAPDFTGTDAEH
- the grxC gene encoding glutaredoxin 3 — encoded protein: MPTIDIYTQPGCPYCIRAVRLLAHKGVPFNEINAPHGTPARAESIRRSGGSTTVPQIFIGDAPVGGCNELMALERAGRLDSLLAAD
- a CDS encoding ComF family protein encodes the protein MTRFPPSSPWRRTATRLLDTLFPPSCLGCGEAVDRAGHLCATCVSQIHLLAAPCCRRCAQPFASRAAGGPDMTCTSCTRDPPPWAQGRAAMVYDDMPRNLILPLKYADRTENAGLLARYMARAAMGLLGPDSLLIPVPLHRIRLFGRRYNQAGLLARALGRLTGSPVMVDGLERIRATRPLEGLGRSARHDVMRGTIGVRARHLAAIRGRHVIVVDDVMTTGATLAACTHALLGAGAGQVDVLAAARACGQHEQQ
- the galU gene encoding UTP--glucose-1-phosphate uridylyltransferase GalU, producing MIKPLKKAVLPVAGLGTRFLPATKCVPKEMLTVVDRPLIQYAIDEAREAGIEEFCLVSSRGKDSLIDYFDISYELEDTLKARKKASALKALEATRVTPGSMLSVRQQEPLGLGHAIWCAREFIGNDPFAILLPDDVVQSKKSCIGQLVEVYNKTGGNVLAVTEVPREQTGSYGILDVGHDDGKTVEVKGLVEKPDPKDAPSTLSVIGRYVLTADVLKHLAKLEKGAGGEVQLTDAMAKTIGHVPFHGFRYEGKRFDCGSKVGFLEAQIAFALEREELAGDVREFLKKYK